Genomic DNA from Corylus avellana chromosome ca4, CavTom2PMs-1.0:
GCGTCATGGCccatctctctgtctctctctcgcTTGTCTAGATTGGGATTTAACTAATGGTTCGCTTGTTTAGTTAGATTGGGATTTAACTAATGATTTCATTGCAATGGGGAGAAGACGTGGGGGGATGTTTGAGTTTGTGCGAGAGGTATGGGTCCATCTTCCATGGGAGGAGGCGTCACCGACAGGGAAGCACCGACGAGGTCCTGGTAAGAAAATCATtgtttcagtttattttcttattagGAAAATACAGGCAACGGTGGAGATTCTGACAAGTGGCGAGTAAAGGTCTAGACTTGATAAATTAAATATTGACAAATGGGTAGAGATCAGATGTATGATTGTAAATTCCATGGGATTTTATAAGCCCCAATCCAATGGGGATTGGTACCATcaactttgtttttatttatttaatcttgCTTACTCATGCCACCTTGGCTTTTGGTTTTAATTAGGGCATCTAAATTAGTCATTTTTTGGTAATGCAAAAATTAATACGAATATAATAACCAATTTCTTTGGGTTGGACTCTTGGAGAACGATTAAGAACACAGCCTCAGATACAAACGAAGGCCAAGAACAAGAAGATGCAGTGAGCCAGTGAGTTGTATCATCTGTTAACGGTTACCGATGGTCACAAACTGTTGATTCTTGAATGCTATTGGGGAAAGAAAGACAACCTTGTTTGCCTTGTTCTGCTGTTGTGTGGTATTGATATGCGGatggctgtttttttttttaagtaaatctTGTTCCTTTTAAGTAATAAAACATCAAATCAtatgactttaaaaaatgacaacatcatgaagaaagaaaaaaaaccaagatATTTTTCCCTTCAAAAGTTCTGTAAGTCTTATTGGACAACCGATAGGAGGGATTATTAACTTTAAGAAAGTTGAAGGGATGTATGTTAAAGtcatgattaaatgattaaatttatatttttttattagtttaaacttttgggatatctgataatttaacatgatatcataacTAAAGATTCAATCCGGaattgaaccttgactccgtcaaatcatcttccatttaaattaaatttaaagtaatgattaaacgattaaatttatctcacttattttgagataactggtaatttaacaacgTGTTTTAATATCGAACTTGAAGCATCACCTAGGTTGAGATGTATGAGCTTTTTGAATCAAATTATTGAATTTCTATTAACAATCCTGTTtaaccaattattattattattattatttttataaaatatgactTTGGTAGCCCTTTGAATAAGCTTTTTAACTCCACTAAAATTGTTTCATTCCATATTGAAATCATAAGATATGACCATTTTAAAAGAACTATATGCTTGTAAAGTAGCCTACATTAGAGTCTAatttcaagatatatatatatatattttacaaagacaaaattaaaaaaaaaaagaaaggtaattacattttctctTCATtaactataacgcattgtcatTTTGCCCTCATGAACTGACAACCTTATTACTCGATCCTATCAAATTATCATTTTGTACTCAAAATaccattccgtcaatcaaatgcgttaactcagacggtcaaagtgacaatgcattgtagttaaAGGGGGCAAAGTAACAATACGTTATAGTTCATAGGAGCAAAGTGACAGGTTGatcgtctgagttaacgcctttgactgacggaatggggttttgggcacaaaatggtaatttgatggaGTCAGGCAGTAGGGTTGTcagggggcaaagtgacaatgtgttgtagttgatgAGGTCGGGaagtagggttgtcagttcaatggggcaaagtgacaatgcgttataaTTGAAGggagaaaatgtaattaccccttaaagaaattaagggaaaaaagaaaaaaagggagcCACCtttccaatatatatttttgttttaagttctCAAGATAAATACATTAAGTAACAAACAactaaaaatgcaaaacattCATAAAATACAAACAATTTTCGATTTTGTGATTGGAATCAGCATTGACATGCCAAATTCACATTACATGACTCTCATATTGTGAAAAACCAACTAGAACAATGGGTCACCCAAAGTTTCCATCCACTGGTCTACAAATTCCAGAGGAGCAGTTGTCTCATTCCTGATCCTCTTGACGCTTCGTCGCAGCAGCCCCCTATGCTCAAACCCATATAACCTGAGCACCTGGTTGTCTGCAAAATTGAATGCCCTCTCCATGCTTCTCAAGCACTTCTCCACCGCATAGTCGGCGTGGCTCCCGCAAGGCCTGCAACCCACAAAGTGCGTCACAAACGGCCACCTCTCGTCACCCATTAGAGGCTGATCATATTTCTCCATCATTTTCTCATGCAAGTAGTACGAGCTCTCTAAATACACTTTCCCCatcaatttttccttctttgaaCTCAGCAAATACGTCAATGCAGATTGATCATCCGCCTCCAACGCAGGCCTTCCCTTCAAATAAGCCGTCAAAATCTCCCCTGCCTTTTCCCGAATACGCCCCTTCGGACCCATAGCCGCCCAAGCATTCAGCAAATCCAACGACCACCGGCAATTCCGCAACAGAAAACTCCCCGTGTTCAAAGCGACCCGCGATTTCTGGTTAAACAACTCCGGCAAACCATGAAGAACCAAATTATAATTATCGTACTTGAAAAATGGAATCTCAAAAATCATATCTGTAAACAGAGCGTCGCTGTCCATCCACCATATCCACTCCACCTCTGGGTGAAACAGCATCAGCCGCCGAATCAACGGGAGTTTTGCCCAGCACCCAGAAAGCTCCTCGTCCAAAAGAGCCATATTGTACACAATATCAATGCCGTGAATCCTACAATAATCGATCTTATTCTTTATAAACTTCAAAAGATAGTGATCTCCTATTTGGGTATCACAAGGCCCGGGAGGCGACCCGGTTACCAACAAAACCCGAGCTTTCCCGTCCACGTGACTGGGAAATTCCGGGTTTTTCACGAGCCAATTTTTCCTCTGTTCGTCCCAGTTTGAGATTCTGGGTCCCAGAGCGTGTGTTTGAGTGAAGTTGGGGTTGCCGGTAGTGCCGATGGTGCCGCGGAGGACGAGTACGGTTATGCACGCGCAGAGTAGAGTGAGCTTGAGGAGGGTGTTGAAGGTCTTTTTGACATGACAGGCGCGAGCTATGCCGAGAAGCGTAGAAGCTCCACCAAGGCATGCCATGGCAATGGTGGGGTTGGGTAAAGTTTGACGGCGAAGCTTAACGTCGGTAGTTGTTTGAATCTGGAGTAATGGAGAAAGACGTGCTGGGGTGTTTAATTTTGTGGTGGATTCAGATTCAAGttcaacaattattttatttggtctTCGATCCGCACATGGCTTGGGAACCCCAAGAGTTCATTTTCTATTACGTTGGCAATTATTAATCATTACCTCTAACATGCTTGCCATTGCGATGCACTTCGATTGTTTTTCATCTGCCGGAGTTTCGCAAGACTAAGAGCTCGACACTTTAAGGTTGAAGGCGTTGGAGTGGGTGGCATCGAGGTGTTCATGcatcatttttctaaaaaaaattaacatcaaaacttGTTCActtattttactctttttatcACTGATtcacatcattcattttttaaaacaaatattcttatttttattcaaaaaaaaaaaaaaaaaacttacaaaacaaaatttttacactttttataacaaacattcttacttttattcACGTCAATCTACATTGTagtgtctaaaaaaaaaatgctttaacaaacaaaaccttGATCTAGTTTAAGAGTTGAATTTTATGgatgcaaacaattttttagaaCTATCTTGAGTTTTACCCATTTATATGAGCCCATTCAGAGTTTATtttttggggtaattaccttttgctcccatgaactacTACTATGACACCTGACACCatcaaattatcattttatgacaaaaaatcCCTTGACACTTTCCCcctatgaactaccaactatgacatttgaccccatcaaactatcatcttatgacaaaaaatcacattctgtcagtcaaatgggttaaaattgactgtcaacggtcatgtgcaagtcatgtgccattttaatttttttttcttccacttttaccctcattttaaattgttttcatgtgatggattagggtttaggagggtataagcATCACTTTCTCGgtttgaagtgagggcaaaagtgaaagaaaaaaatttaaaatggcacataacttgcacatgaccgttgacaGTCAATTTTAACCCTTTTGACTGACAGAGggggctttttgtcataagatatGATGGTAATTTAATGGGGTCAGATGTCATAATTGGTAGTTCAtgaaaagaaagtataaaggcgctgtagttcatgggggcaaaaggtaattacctcatatttttttatagtaagTGTACGAAGTTACCTTGTCATAAGGATACTCTGtcataaaaaagcaaaaagaccTGACAAATCCAATGGGATTCATGCCTCTATAGCTTCAAGATGAAAAGTACTTTGActtaagataaaaaataaataaaagttttggTATGTATCCTTTTTTATGTGCCCTCATAATTAGCAGGGATCAAAGCCAATAGCTTCAAGAATTGTAGTCTTATATGGGACTTATCTATTTAAATATCTATCCCGCCATTTATTAGAGTAAGTCGGTCTCATATGAAACTTTTTACCGGGCGACTAGGAAACCCAATttgaaggaccaaaataaaaatatcatatatataaatacatatatgGCCTTGTGTATCATACTTTTAATCGCATCTCTCCCTCGGCGACTTCCATCCTTCCGCCGAGGTAAAACACTCATCTTCGCCGATATATTGTTATCATTGTTGTTGGTTGATGCATTTGTTCTGCGTTATAGATCggttatttttttagtatagATTGGTTTTTGGATTCTTTTCTAGACGAGATTTGAGGTGCCTTGTCTTATCTGGATCTAGGGTTTTACCTTGCATGAATTATTCGATAAAATTTATAGTTCTCCGTAATTGTAATGCACAATGCTTAAGGTTTGAGTTTTTGGAATTGTTTTCATTCCTAACAAACTTCCTCAAAAAACAGAGAATAGAGAGAGGCTCATAGATATAGAGGTTGGTTCTGTTTGCCAAAATAGCTTGAAACCACTTCGGCCTCCTAATTTCCGCATACTAAAAGGGccactatttttttgtttgatgaaCTGCCGGCCCAAGGCGATTTTTGTTTTTCGATGGgttattttcattttgcagGACTTGGTTATTTTGAACCATCAACTATTTCTTCATCATATCTCCCAGCAGCCAGcaacaattgattcaattgctCAGGCTCTAGAAGCCAAAACCCCTgctgaatccatctctattctTTATCGTGTACTTGAAAGCCCATCATCTTCTTCTGAAGCCCTTAGGATAAAGGAACAAGCCATCACAAATCTCTCGATCTCCAAAAGTTCGAAACCTTCTGACCCAATTGAGGCACAACCCTTTTTTAACTGTAGGCGCTCCTTTAAGTTCAACTGAGCCATAGTTTGATCCAGCTCTTGActacttgaaattttttttggaccattGAACTACTGGCCATTGGTTTATGGAGCCCATTttatttggtatatatatatatgaggtttgatacggacatAACACAAATtcaactcatggccaacttctctcctacgtataaaaaaaattttgaattttaaaccaaacaaattgtattttttcctaaattttcagaatttcaaaatcttctctatcaatttttttttttttttaaatgatacatAGGAGAGAAGTTGACCATAAGttagatttatgttttgatCTTAACAttttcctctatatatatatatatatatatatattttttttaaatatggtattttgtttgttaaaaatattCTGGACCTTACATAAGTAGCTTTCCATCACTAGTTTGACGGAAAGGTTAACGGACACGGATGTCTCTGTTTACAAAGATTAATGTtatatagtatatttttattttattatgccgatttaataattattagatattTTTAACGAAAGCTGGTAAAAAGGCATGTGAATCATGTGATGATagaaagataaataaattattggttGGGGAACATCTTAGtatcttattaataaaaaatagaaacgacaaaagaataaataaaaaaaaatctaccgcCAAGTTACTCCGCGAACAGACGAGAGAGACTATTGGCTGTCCCAATTGGACGTAACGTGAATTTTACCGTTGGTAAGTATCGGTTTTTACATCCAGATCCCTTCCTATGAAAGCAAACAATACTTGCAACTAAACTTCAGCGAAACGAGAACATTCCCCTCCAGATAGTCAAGGGACCGATCGATCTTCAATCAAAGGTAGATCTATGGTTTTCTCACATCTTCAATTTTGAcgattttttcttctaaatttattCGGTTCAGGTAGAACTAGGGTTTTGATCTTTCTGTATATGAAGAGGGTTGCATAGGAGGCTTTGAGAAAGAGATGAGTCAGGTATTCGAAGGGTACGAGCGCCAGTACTGCGAGCTCTCTGTGAATCTCTCCCGAAAATGTAGCTCGGCTGGTCCTCTTCCTGCTGGAGGTAATACCCAACTTCTCCCCTCTTTGAATCAACTATGCCAATTTTCATGTTATGTACTATTTGAAATGTTTGCCATAGTACGGTTCTCTTAGAGTGAATCATTGTATTTGCTCTACTTTTGGCTCTTGTTTGGACCGGTTGATTGCTAAAACGTTTTTGCTTAACcgtttatatgatttttttcttttcaagtttttgctttccaaaaccttttttttaaaaaaaaaataaaaaaatctatggTGATAGTTGATTATTGTGGGTTTCTAATTTTCTGCTCATTAATGGGATAGTATAGTATCAAATGAACCCACGTAGCATCTCCAATATAAGATGCCCAAACCATTCTTGATTTCTCGCATAAAGCAGTAAAGCACTCACACCAAGGACGTGGGATTTGATAATTGATAAGCCCCTATGTATATGAATATCAGCCTCACTAATATATGGCATTTCAATCGGTTTTAAACTAAGAAACTGATGCTTCACTGACTGAGTTATGGAGATGCAATCGCACCAGGC
This window encodes:
- the LOC132178428 gene encoding probable xyloglucan 6-xylosyltransferase 3, with amino-acid sequence MACLGGASTLLGIARACHVKKTFNTLLKLTLLCACITVLVLRGTIGTTGNPNFTQTHALGPRISNWDEQRKNWLVKNPEFPSHVDGKARVLLVTGSPPGPCDTQIGDHYLLKFIKNKIDYCRIHGIDIVYNMALLDEELSGCWAKLPLIRRLMLFHPEVEWIWWMDSDALFTDMIFEIPFFKYDNYNLVLHGLPELFNQKSRVALNTGSFLLRNCRWSLDLLNAWAAMGPKGRIREKAGEILTAYLKGRPALEADDQSALTYLLSSKKEKLMGKVYLESSYYLHEKMMEKYDQPLMGDERWPFVTHFVGCRPCGSHADYAVEKCLRSMERAFNFADNQVLRLYGFEHRGLLRRSVKRIRNETTAPLEFVDQNNNNWLNRIVNRNSII